The following are encoded in a window of Actinomycetota bacterium genomic DNA:
- a CDS encoding NADH-ubiquinone oxidoreductase-F iron-sulfur binding region domain-containing protein gives MNRVLPERAYETLDDYVAAGGGRGLEAARAVAPEVVIAEIEASGLRGRGGAGFPTGTKWRTVRDHRSDLLPTSVVVNAAEGEPGTFKDRTIMRLDPYSVLEGALVAAHAVGAAIVVVATKATFSPEVARLRRAMAEVRRAGWLAEDFELSLHEGPSEYLYGEETALLESIAGRPPFPRIAPPFRRGVTEVVELDADDESGLAAPVDMAGPSDGDVAPPTLVDNVETLANVPRTVSEGAAWFRRYGTDESPGTIVCTVTGSVRRPGVGEVPMGTPLAEAIAAIAGGPLDGRRLVAVLPGVANGYVPADLLATPLTYEAMAANGSGLGSASFRALDDGDDVVAVTAGASRFLAVESCGQCVPCKQDGLTLATILERLCRGEPEPGDVDVLKTRAATVGDRARCYLALQHQAVVTSLLDRFPDHVEAHATHEAPPTDRALVAELVDLGDGHAAIDEDFRHKQPDWDHGRTDSGQAPADRHAEHRS, from the coding sequence GTGAACCGGGTGCTGCCCGAACGAGCATACGAGACCCTGGACGACTACGTGGCCGCGGGCGGCGGGCGAGGCCTGGAGGCGGCCCGGGCCGTGGCCCCCGAGGTGGTGATCGCCGAGATCGAGGCGTCGGGGCTGCGGGGCCGGGGCGGGGCCGGGTTCCCGACGGGCACCAAGTGGCGGACCGTGCGCGACCACCGTTCGGACCTGCTGCCCACGTCGGTGGTGGTCAACGCGGCCGAGGGTGAACCGGGGACGTTCAAGGACCGCACGATCATGCGCCTCGACCCGTACTCCGTGCTCGAGGGCGCCCTGGTGGCGGCCCACGCCGTCGGCGCGGCCATCGTGGTGGTGGCCACCAAGGCCACGTTCAGCCCGGAGGTGGCCCGGCTGCGAAGGGCGATGGCCGAGGTTCGGCGGGCGGGTTGGCTGGCGGAGGACTTCGAGCTGAGCCTGCACGAGGGCCCGAGCGAGTACCTCTACGGCGAGGAGACGGCCCTGCTGGAGTCGATCGCCGGGCGCCCGCCTTTCCCCCGCATCGCCCCGCCGTTCCGCCGGGGGGTCACCGAGGTGGTCGAGCTCGACGCCGACGACGAGAGCGGGCTGGCCGCCCCGGTCGACATGGCCGGGCCCAGCGACGGCGACGTGGCCCCGCCTACCCTGGTCGACAACGTCGAGACCCTGGCCAACGTGCCCCGGACGGTAAGCGAGGGCGCTGCTTGGTTCCGCCGGTACGGCACCGACGAGTCGCCGGGGACGATCGTATGCACCGTCACCGGTTCGGTGCGCCGCCCGGGCGTGGGCGAGGTCCCCATGGGCACGCCCCTGGCCGAGGCCATCGCCGCCATCGCCGGCGGACCGCTCGACGGGCGTCGCCTGGTCGCCGTGCTGCCCGGGGTGGCCAACGGGTACGTGCCCGCCGACCTGCTGGCCACCCCCCTGACCTACGAGGCCATGGCCGCCAACGGGAGCGGCCTGGGCTCGGCCAGCTTCCGGGCCCTCGACGACGGTGACGACGTTGTGGCGGTCACCGCTGGGGCGTCGCGGTTCCTGGCCGTGGAGTCGTGCGGGCAGTGCGTGCCCTGCAAGCAGGACGGCCTCACCCTGGCCACCATCCTCGAACGCCTGTGCCGGGGCGAGCCCGAGCCGGGCGACGTCGACGTCCTGAAGACCAGGGCGGCCACCGTCGGCGACCGCGCCCGGTGTTACCTCGCCCTCCAGCACCAGGCCGTAGTGACCAGCCTGCTCGACCGGTTCCCAGACCATGTCGAGGCCCACGCCACCCACGAAGCGCCCCCCACCGACCGCGCCCTGGTGGCCGAACTGGTCGACCTGGGCGACGGCCACGCCGCCATCGACGAGGACTTCCGCCACAAGCAGCCCGACTGGGACCACGGCCGCACCGACTCGGGCCAGGCCCCCGCCGACCGCCATGCCGAGCACCGCAGCTGA
- the gltX gene encoding glutamate--tRNA ligase gives MAVSAPRVRYAPAPSGYLHVGTARLALYNWMYARHTGGTLLLRIEDTDASRSTEESVRAIEAGLHWLGIDWDEGPVHQSHRLDRYREVAATLVAEGRAYYCGCTADDVRARSGATSGPAGYDGFCRELGLGAGPGRALRLRTPDEGETVVDDVVRGQVRFAHSTIEDFVIVRSDGSPSFYLPNAVDDLDMGITHVIRGEDLLSSTPRVLMLRRALTTAPEPVYAHLPLIVDAQRRKLSKRQHAVAVEEYRERGYLPEAMRNYLALLGWAPRQGGEIAPIEDMVAQFRLEDVTPSPAFFDTQKLDHMNAAYIRALPVEVFVSESLPWLETDTPWPPERFDLSKFVAMAPLVQERVRTLGEVAATVDFLFLEEPAVDQAAWDKVMGAPVAAAVLDGVLEAYAGAEWTAAALHAATAEVGERHGLKLGKAQAPVRVAVTGRPVGPPLFESLEVLGRDEVLARVRRARELLEGS, from the coding sequence CTGGCAGTGAGCGCCCCTCGAGTCCGTTACGCCCCGGCCCCGTCCGGGTACCTCCATGTCGGGACGGCCCGACTGGCCTTGTACAACTGGATGTACGCCCGCCACACGGGGGGGACGCTGCTGCTGCGCATCGAGGACACCGACGCGTCACGTTCGACCGAGGAGTCGGTGCGGGCCATCGAGGCCGGCCTGCACTGGCTGGGGATCGACTGGGACGAGGGGCCTGTGCACCAGTCCCACCGCCTCGACCGCTACCGGGAGGTGGCCGCCACCCTGGTGGCCGAGGGCCGGGCCTACTACTGCGGGTGCACGGCCGACGACGTACGCGCCCGCTCGGGGGCGACCTCGGGCCCGGCCGGCTACGACGGCTTCTGCCGCGAGTTGGGCCTGGGGGCCGGGCCGGGCCGGGCGCTGCGCTTGCGCACGCCCGACGAGGGCGAGACGGTGGTCGACGACGTCGTGCGGGGCCAGGTCCGCTTCGCCCACTCCACGATCGAGGACTTCGTGATCGTGCGCTCCGACGGTTCGCCCTCGTTCTACCTGCCAAACGCCGTGGACGACCTCGACATGGGCATCACCCACGTCATTCGGGGGGAGGACCTGCTGTCGTCGACCCCCCGCGTGCTCATGCTGCGCCGGGCGTTGACCACCGCGCCCGAGCCCGTCTACGCCCACCTGCCGCTGATCGTCGACGCCCAGCGGCGCAAGCTGTCCAAGCGCCAGCACGCGGTGGCCGTCGAGGAGTACCGCGAGCGGGGGTACCTGCCCGAGGCCATGCGCAACTACCTGGCCCTGCTGGGGTGGGCTCCCCGCCAGGGGGGCGAGATCGCTCCCATCGAGGACATGGTGGCCCAGTTCCGCCTGGAGGACGTGACCCCTTCGCCCGCCTTCTTCGACACCCAGAAGCTCGACCACATGAACGCCGCTTACATACGGGCCTTGCCGGTCGAGGTCTTCGTGTCCGAGTCGCTCCCGTGGCTGGAGACCGACACGCCGTGGCCGCCCGAGCGCTTCGACCTGTCCAAGTTCGTGGCCATGGCGCCCCTCGTGCAGGAACGGGTGCGTACCCTCGGTGAGGTGGCGGCCACCGTCGACTTCCTGTTCCTCGAAGAGCCCGCCGTGGACCAGGCCGCCTGGGACAAGGTGATGGGCGCGCCGGTGGCGGCCGCCGTGCTCGACGGGGTGCTCGAGGCCTACGCCGGGGCGGAGTGGACGGCCGCCGCCCTGCACGCAGCCACGGCCGAGGTGGGGGAGCGCCACGGCCTCAAGCTGGGCAAGGCCCAGGCCCCCGTCCGGGTGGCGGTGACCGGCCGTCCGGTCGGCCCGCCCCTGTTCGAGTCCCTGGAGGTCCTGGGCCGCGACGAGGTGCTGGCCCGGGTGAGGCGGGCGAGGGAGCTTCTCGAGGGCTCGTGA
- a CDS encoding sigma-70 family RNA polymerase sigma factor, with amino-acid sequence MLDQRGHIVTVTALVKAAADGDTAAWDELVEKYARLIWAIARSHGLSVADADDVMQTTWLRLAEHLVKLRDPERIGAWLAVTARNESLRLARRARRDVPFDPMVDIRRPSEGGEVDRALLTEERDQALWQAFQSLPYNCRVLLLMLTTEPGFSYEQIGESLGVPIGSIGPTRGRCLDKLRAEPVLKRYLEDRAGSMRGASS; translated from the coding sequence TTGCTCGACCAACGGGGCCACATCGTGACCGTCACGGCCCTCGTCAAGGCGGCCGCCGATGGGGACACCGCGGCATGGGACGAGCTGGTGGAGAAATACGCCCGGCTCATCTGGGCCATCGCCCGCAGCCATGGGCTGTCGGTGGCTGACGCCGACGACGTCATGCAGACGACGTGGCTGCGCCTGGCCGAGCACCTGGTGAAGCTCCGTGACCCCGAGCGCATCGGGGCGTGGTTGGCGGTCACGGCCCGCAACGAGTCGCTGCGCCTGGCCCGCCGGGCCCGCCGTGACGTTCCCTTCGACCCCATGGTCGACATCCGGCGCCCGTCCGAGGGCGGCGAGGTGGACCGGGCCCTGCTCACCGAGGAGCGTGATCAGGCCCTGTGGCAGGCGTTCCAGTCGCTGCCCTACAACTGCCGGGTCCTCCTGCTGATGCTCACGACCGAACCCGGGTTCAGCTACGAGCAGATCGGCGAGAGCCTCGGGGTACCGATCGGCAGCATCGGGCCGACGAGGGGGCGCTGCCTGGATAAGCTGCGGGCCGAACCGGTGCTGAAGCGGTACCTGGAAGATCGGGCTGGGTCTATGAGAGGGGCGAGCTCGTGA
- a CDS encoding DUF5317 family protein — protein sequence MIVAPVLLGVVIGWARRGRLGGLGSLRLRAPLLVFAAVGAQLALGRLPATWRWPVVLGTYAAVGLWVGLNVRGRSAAVRAGLGLVALGWAMNLAAMAPYGGMPVSVSALRAAGFDADHDVTGGHLYKHVVADDGDVLARALGDSVPVPPLRAVISSGDIVLAAGIATVIAGAMGRRPPVGHPGPTGRHPPTSASPPAGHAPRPG from the coding sequence ATGATAGTCGCGCCGGTACTCCTGGGGGTGGTCATCGGCTGGGCGCGCCGGGGCCGGCTCGGCGGTCTCGGGTCGCTCAGGTTGCGGGCCCCCTTGCTCGTGTTCGCGGCCGTGGGTGCCCAGCTGGCGCTGGGCCGCCTTCCGGCGACGTGGCGCTGGCCGGTCGTGCTCGGCACCTACGCGGCGGTCGGCCTGTGGGTCGGCCTCAACGTGCGGGGACGGTCGGCGGCCGTGAGGGCCGGACTGGGGCTCGTCGCCCTCGGCTGGGCCATGAACCTGGCCGCCATGGCCCCTTATGGGGGCATGCCTGTGTCGGTGTCGGCGCTGAGGGCCGCGGGCTTCGACGCTGACCATGACGTGACCGGCGGTCACCTCTACAAGCATGTAGTGGCCGACGACGGCGACGTCCTCGCTCGGGCCCTCGGCGACTCGGTCCCCGTCCCCCCGTTGCGGGCCGTGATCAGCAGTGGCGACATCGTGCTGGCCGCGGGGATCGCCACCGTGATCGCCGGGGCCATGGGCCGGCGCCCGCCGGTGGGCCACCCGGGCCCTACTGGCCGGCACCCACCAACGAGCGCCAGTCCCCCAGCCGGGCACGCGCCTCGGCCGGGGTGA
- the proS gene encoding proline--tRNA ligase, with the protein MPQSVLTPQSESFPQWYQDVVAKAELADNGPVRGTMVIRPYGYAIWERMQRELDDRIKAAGARNAYFPLFIPESYLRKEAQHVEGFSPELAVVTHGGGRELEEPVVVRPTSETIINVFFAKWVQSHRDLPLLINQWANVVRWELRPRVFLRTTEFLWQEGHTAHATQDDARRYAVRILGEVYEDFAVNVLGIPVVVGRKTEQERFAGADATYTIEGMMGDGKALQMGTSHELGQNFSRAFGIDFQDESGHSEFAWQTSWGVSTRLVGALIMAHGDDAGLRLPPRLAPVQVVVLLVRGEDGAGEKAAALAAELSAAGLRVELDDRLGTSFGRRAVDWELKGVPVRVEVGPRDLATGHVTVVRRDSQSKQQVGLDGLAALVSSTLGEVQAALHDQALARRQAATADVATVAEAVEASQSGFARLPWDTARAAEGELNAAAVSVRCLQRPDGSLPGSSAEDGLVATVAKAY; encoded by the coding sequence ATGCCCCAGAGCGTTTTGACCCCCCAGTCCGAGAGCTTCCCCCAGTGGTACCAGGATGTCGTGGCCAAGGCCGAGCTGGCCGACAACGGGCCGGTGCGCGGCACGATGGTCATCCGGCCCTACGGCTACGCCATCTGGGAGCGCATGCAGCGCGAGCTCGACGACCGCATCAAGGCCGCAGGCGCCCGCAACGCCTACTTCCCGCTGTTCATCCCCGAGTCCTACCTGCGCAAGGAGGCCCAGCACGTCGAGGGGTTCAGCCCCGAGCTGGCCGTGGTCACCCACGGGGGGGGCCGGGAGCTGGAGGAGCCCGTCGTGGTCCGGCCCACCAGCGAGACGATCATCAACGTGTTCTTCGCCAAGTGGGTCCAGAGCCACCGCGACCTGCCCCTGCTGATCAACCAGTGGGCCAACGTGGTGCGCTGGGAGCTGCGGCCCCGGGTCTTCCTGCGCACCACCGAGTTCCTGTGGCAGGAGGGCCACACGGCCCACGCCACCCAGGACGACGCCCGCCGCTACGCGGTGCGCATCCTGGGGGAGGTCTACGAGGACTTCGCGGTCAACGTGCTCGGCATCCCCGTGGTCGTGGGCCGCAAGACCGAGCAGGAGCGGTTCGCGGGGGCCGACGCCACGTACACCATCGAGGGCATGATGGGCGACGGCAAGGCCCTGCAGATGGGCACGAGCCACGAGCTGGGGCAGAACTTCTCCCGGGCCTTCGGCATCGACTTCCAGGACGAGAGCGGCCACAGCGAGTTCGCCTGGCAGACCTCGTGGGGGGTCTCCACCCGGCTGGTGGGGGCGCTGATCATGGCCCACGGCGACGACGCCGGCCTGCGCCTACCCCCCCGGCTGGCCCCCGTCCAGGTCGTCGTCCTGCTGGTGCGGGGCGAGGACGGGGCGGGCGAGAAGGCGGCCGCCCTGGCCGCCGAACTGTCGGCCGCCGGCCTGCGGGTCGAGCTCGACGACCGGCTGGGCACCTCGTTCGGGCGGCGGGCCGTCGACTGGGAGCTGAAGGGCGTCCCCGTGCGCGTCGAGGTCGGCCCCCGAGACCTGGCCACCGGCCACGTGACCGTGGTCCGTCGCGACAGCCAGTCCAAGCAGCAGGTCGGCCTCGACGGGCTGGCCGCGCTGGTCTCGTCCACCCTCGGCGAGGTGCAGGCCGCCCTCCACGACCAGGCCCTGGCCCGGCGCCAGGCCGCCACGGCCGACGTGGCCACCGTGGCCGAAGCCGTGGAGGCCTCCCAGAGCGGGTTCGCCCGCCTGCCGTGGGACACCGCCCGGGCCGCCGAAGGCGAGCTCAATGCGGCCGCCGTGTCGGTCCGCTGCCTGCAACGGCCCGACGGGAGCCTGCCCGGTTCGTCGGCCGAGGACGGCTTGGTGGCCACCGTGGCCAAGGCCTACTGA
- a CDS encoding CHAT domain-containing protein, with translation MSEEAGTTGGASHRRRPPGPHGTGLRGEAERALSRAATEPASVLSLVCPLREEPWAPLEGDAETAVIAHLAVGRASVEGQDLVAAERWLREARELASTADLAARAGDVTIDLALVLARSGRLEEALAELERVETASSGTRLARAECQRALVLQRLGRADDALDAYRRGLAAMRRDGNRPGEARVLNNRGLLHAYARRFEAATTDLTQAARLWRELGEPVQAAEVDHNLGFVAARQGDIPAALRAFEGASRSLARQGVSHPGALRDYCETLLRAHLIVEARQVGRQAMAQLEVAGMETDLAEVRLLLAEVEIAAGDLDQAEALAEMARAAFAHQNRPAWEVLARYAWLRVRWAKSDCTEATMVAAQSIAADLRRARWTAAASHARVLAARTALERGDLPVAECQLREEARHRRRAPAEVRAQAWHAEALLRWGKGDGPGAESALRAGLRAVDAYRATLGATELRVNAGAMASDLAGLGVRIALAGHEATRVLAWAERGRAATVQLTPVRPPADVELASRLAELRAINANVEKSLFDGEGPGDLLHEKAALETAVRRSTWQTGGFQAPGPRLVPAGRLAAALGPAVLVEYVEGDGLLHAVTVRDGACRLWSVGPVTLIGREVDSLRFSLDRLVSARGARGSGAVMEQAFSRSAAQLDDILLGPVRAVIGDRALVVVPTGPLHLLPWRALPSCRDRPVSVAPSAAVWLRAATSPYRTGGTTVVVAGPNVAHAGEEIEELNRVYPGATVLSGPRATARAVASALDGAELAHVIAHGSFRDDNPLFSSLRLADGPLTVYELERLEAAPRRVVLSSCNAGMAAVRPGNELLGLSSALFALGTSTVVASVLLVGDDETRRLMVDFHRLLASGMAPAEALAQAQSLTDPSDIRARASASSFVCYGA, from the coding sequence GTGAGCGAAGAGGCGGGCACTACCGGTGGAGCCAGCCACCGCCGGCGTCCGCCCGGCCCTCATGGCACAGGTCTGCGCGGGGAGGCCGAACGGGCCCTGTCACGGGCCGCGACCGAGCCGGCATCAGTTCTGTCGCTGGTGTGCCCCCTGCGTGAGGAACCGTGGGCGCCCCTCGAAGGGGACGCCGAGACGGCCGTGATCGCCCACCTGGCCGTGGGGCGGGCGTCGGTCGAAGGCCAGGACCTGGTGGCCGCCGAACGGTGGCTACGGGAGGCGCGTGAGCTGGCCAGTACCGCCGATCTGGCCGCTCGGGCGGGCGACGTCACCATCGACTTGGCCCTCGTCCTGGCCCGCTCGGGCCGCCTCGAGGAGGCATTGGCCGAGCTCGAGCGGGTCGAGACGGCGTCCTCGGGCACGCGCCTGGCCCGGGCCGAGTGCCAGCGGGCGCTGGTCCTGCAGCGCCTGGGCCGGGCGGACGATGCCCTCGATGCTTACCGGCGGGGCCTGGCCGCCATGCGGCGCGACGGCAACCGCCCGGGGGAGGCCCGGGTGCTCAACAACCGAGGGCTGCTGCACGCCTACGCCCGGCGGTTCGAGGCGGCCACCACCGACCTCACGCAGGCGGCCCGCTTGTGGCGCGAGCTGGGCGAGCCTGTCCAGGCGGCCGAGGTGGACCACAACCTCGGCTTCGTGGCCGCCCGCCAGGGCGACATCCCGGCCGCACTGAGGGCCTTCGAGGGCGCGTCCCGATCGCTGGCCCGCCAGGGGGTCTCCCACCCCGGGGCGCTGCGCGACTACTGCGAGACCTTGTTGCGGGCCCATCTGATCGTCGAGGCCCGCCAGGTGGGCCGCCAGGCCATGGCCCAGCTCGAGGTGGCGGGCATGGAGACCGACCTGGCCGAGGTCCGCCTGTTGCTGGCCGAGGTGGAGATCGCGGCGGGCGACCTCGACCAGGCGGAAGCGCTGGCCGAGATGGCTCGGGCCGCCTTCGCCCACCAGAACCGTCCAGCCTGGGAGGTCCTGGCCCGGTACGCCTGGTTGCGGGTGCGATGGGCCAAGAGCGACTGCACCGAGGCCACCATGGTGGCCGCCCAGTCCATCGCCGCCGACCTGAGGCGGGCGCGGTGGACGGCAGCGGCCTCGCACGCTCGGGTCCTGGCCGCCCGTACCGCGCTGGAGCGGGGCGATCTCCCGGTAGCGGAGTGCCAGTTGCGGGAGGAGGCCCGCCACCGGCGCCGGGCTCCCGCCGAGGTGCGGGCGCAGGCGTGGCACGCCGAAGCTCTGCTGCGCTGGGGCAAGGGTGACGGGCCGGGCGCCGAGAGCGCCCTGCGGGCCGGGCTGCGGGCTGTCGACGCCTACCGGGCCACCCTCGGGGCCACCGAGCTGCGGGTGAACGCCGGGGCCATGGCGTCGGACCTGGCGGGGCTGGGCGTGAGGATCGCTCTGGCCGGGCATGAGGCCACCCGAGTCCTGGCCTGGGCCGAACGGGGGCGGGCGGCCACCGTGCAACTGACCCCCGTGCGGCCACCGGCGGACGTGGAACTGGCGTCCCGACTGGCCGAGCTGCGGGCCATCAACGCCAACGTCGAGAAGTCGCTGTTCGACGGGGAGGGACCGGGCGACCTGCTGCACGAGAAGGCGGCTCTCGAAACGGCCGTGCGCCGCTCGACGTGGCAAACGGGTGGCTTCCAGGCCCCCGGTCCGCGCCTGGTGCCGGCCGGCCGGCTGGCGGCCGCTCTGGGCCCGGCCGTCCTGGTGGAGTACGTCGAGGGCGACGGCCTCCTGCACGCCGTCACAGTCCGCGACGGTGCCTGCCGCCTGTGGTCCGTGGGGCCGGTGACCTTGATCGGCCGGGAGGTGGATTCCCTGCGGTTCAGCCTCGACCGGCTGGTGTCGGCTCGGGGCGCCAGGGGCTCGGGGGCAGTCATGGAGCAGGCGTTCTCCCGGAGCGCGGCCCAGCTCGACGACATCCTGCTCGGGCCGGTGCGGGCCGTCATCGGCGACCGCGCCCTGGTGGTGGTGCCGACCGGCCCCCTCCACCTGCTGCCCTGGCGGGCGCTGCCGTCCTGCCGGGACCGGCCGGTGTCCGTGGCCCCGTCGGCTGCCGTCTGGCTGCGGGCGGCCACCTCCCCGTACCGCACCGGGGGCACGACGGTCGTCGTGGCCGGTCCCAACGTGGCCCATGCCGGCGAGGAGATCGAGGAGCTCAACCGGGTCTACCCAGGCGCCACTGTTCTGTCGGGCCCCCGGGCCACCGCTCGGGCCGTGGCCTCGGCCCTCGACGGCGCCGAGCTGGCCCACGTGATCGCCCACGGGTCCTTCCGCGACGACAACCCGCTCTTCTCGTCGCTCCGCCTGGCCGACGGCCCGCTGACGGTGTACGAGCTGGAGCGGTTGGAGGCCGCGCCCCGCCGGGTCGTCCTCTCGTCGTGCAACGCGGGCATGGCCGCCGTACGGCCCGGCAACGAGCTCCTGGGCCTGTCGTCGGCCCTGTTCGCCCTGGGCACGTCCACCGTGGTGGCCAGCGTCCTGCTGGTCGGCGACGACGAGACCCGCCGTCTCATGGTCGACTTCCACCGGCTGCTGGCCTCGGGCATGGCCCCTGCCGAGGCGCTGGCCCAGGCCCAGTCGCTCACCGATCCCTCCGACATCAGGGCCAGGGCGTCGGCGTCGTCGTTCGTCTGCTACGGCGCCTGA
- a CDS encoding branched-chain amino acid transaminase — protein MPIQTVDKIWMDGEMVPWEEARVHILTHSLHYGSGVFEGIRAYATSQGPAVFRLTDHVNRLFNSAKVYLIDIPFTPERIIEGVKETVRVNGLDACYIRPIVYLGYGEMGLNPMPCPVNVSIAVWPWGTYLGEEGIRRGVRTKISTWTRHDPNAMPVAAKGTGMYVNSSMAKVEALKGGYDEAILLSPQGYVSECTGENLLIVKNGRLVKTPSAAGALEGITQASVVTIAQDLGYEVVEANLLRTDLYLAEEAFLTGTAAEVVPIRSVDDREIGDPGPITRAIQEVYFSTVRGEVDRYKDWLELVRA, from the coding sequence ATGCCGATCCAGACCGTCGACAAGATCTGGATGGACGGGGAGATGGTGCCGTGGGAGGAGGCCCGCGTCCACATCCTCACCCACTCGCTCCACTACGGCAGCGGCGTGTTCGAGGGCATCCGGGCCTACGCCACCAGCCAGGGCCCGGCCGTGTTCCGCCTCACCGACCACGTCAACCGGCTGTTCAACAGCGCCAAGGTCTACCTGATCGACATCCCGTTCACGCCCGAGCGGATCATCGAGGGCGTCAAAGAGACCGTGCGGGTCAACGGGCTCGACGCCTGTTACATCCGCCCGATCGTCTACTTGGGCTACGGCGAGATGGGCCTCAACCCCATGCCCTGCCCCGTCAATGTGTCGATCGCGGTGTGGCCGTGGGGTACCTACCTGGGCGAGGAGGGCATCCGCCGGGGCGTGCGCACCAAGATCTCCACCTGGACCCGCCACGACCCCAACGCCATGCCGGTGGCGGCCAAGGGCACGGGTATGTACGTGAACTCGTCCATGGCCAAGGTCGAGGCCCTCAAGGGGGGCTACGACGAGGCCATCCTGCTGTCGCCCCAGGGGTACGTGAGCGAGTGCACCGGCGAGAACCTTCTCATCGTGAAGAACGGGAGGCTGGTGAAGACGCCCTCGGCCGCGGGCGCCCTCGAGGGCATCACCCAGGCCTCGGTGGTCACGATCGCCCAGGACCTGGGCTACGAGGTCGTGGAGGCCAACCTGCTGCGGACCGACCTCTATCTCGCCGAGGAGGCCTTCCTCACCGGGACGGCGGCCGAGGTGGTGCCCATCCGGTCGGTCGACGACCGCGAGATCGGCGACCCCGGCCCCATCACCCGGGCCATCCAGGAGGTCTACTTCTCCACCGTGCGGGGCGAGGTCGACCGCTACAAGGACTGGCTGGAGCTCGTCCGGGCCTGA
- a CDS encoding 3-isopropylmalate dehydrogenase: MGHRIGVIGGDGIGPEVVAEALKVVRAAGVDLVMEDYDLGGARYLRTGDILPDAVLDELRGLDAILLGAVGTPEVAPGVIERGLLLRLRFELDLYVNLRPFHGGGLDFTVVRENTEGSYAGEGGVLRRGTPHEVATQGSVNTRMGVERCMRFAFELAGSRPRRHLTLVHKTNVLAFAGDLWQRTFDEVAAEHPEVTTAYNHVDAACVHLVEDPARYDVIVTDNLFGDILTDLAGAVTGGIGQAASANLNPRRTGPSMFEPVHGSAPDIVGTGKANPVAAVRSAAMMLDFLGETGAAARVAAACSEALPSPGATTTEIGDALAERVADMNTKEP; the protein is encoded by the coding sequence TTGGGGCACAGGATCGGGGTCATCGGGGGCGACGGGATCGGCCCCGAGGTCGTGGCCGAGGCGCTCAAGGTCGTGCGCGCCGCTGGAGTAGACCTCGTCATGGAGGACTACGACCTGGGCGGGGCCCGCTACCTGCGCACCGGGGACATCCTGCCCGACGCCGTGCTCGACGAGCTACGGGGCCTCGATGCCATCCTGCTGGGGGCGGTGGGGACGCCCGAGGTAGCGCCCGGCGTCATCGAGCGGGGCCTGCTGCTGAGGCTGCGGTTCGAGCTCGACCTCTACGTCAACCTGCGCCCGTTCCACGGCGGCGGCCTCGACTTCACCGTCGTGCGGGAGAACACCGAGGGGAGCTACGCGGGCGAAGGCGGCGTCCTGCGCCGGGGCACCCCGCACGAGGTGGCCACCCAGGGCTCGGTGAACACCCGGATGGGCGTCGAGCGGTGCATGCGGTTCGCCTTCGAGCTGGCCGGGTCGCGGCCCCGGCGCCACCTCACGCTGGTCCACAAGACCAACGTGCTGGCCTTCGCCGGGGACCTGTGGCAGCGCACGTTCGACGAGGTGGCGGCCGAGCACCCCGAGGTCACCACCGCCTACAACCACGTCGACGCCGCCTGCGTCCATCTCGTGGAAGACCCAGCCCGCTACGACGTGATCGTGACCGACAACCTGTTCGGCGACATCCTCACCGACTTGGCCGGGGCCGTGACCGGAGGGATCGGCCAGGCGGCGTCGGCCAACCTCAACCCTCGCCGGACGGGCCCGTCGATGTTCGAGCCCGTCCACGGGTCGGCCCCCGATATCGTGGGCACGGGCAAGGCCAACCCCGTCGCCGCCGTACGTTCGGCGGCGATGATGCTGGACTTCCTGGGTGAGACGGGCGCAGCCGCCCGGGTCGCCGCTGCTTGTTCGGAGGCGCTGCCGTCGCCCGGCGCCACCACCACCGAGATCGGCGATGCCCTCGCAGAGCGCGTCGCAGACATGAACACGAAGGAGCCCTAG
- a CDS encoding YdcF family protein, with translation MIRLLKLAIVAGLVVAGYLVFTFAQVWWASRQDRARPAQAIVVLGAAQFNGVPSSILQARLDHAFDLYQRDLAPVIVVTGGKQPGDEFTEAAASADYLMGRGVPDEDILREVSGTNSWESLAAASVFLQERDIHSVLLVSDGFHSYRVTAIAGELGLEAHASPTRTSPITGASATRHMFRETAAVAVGRIIGYRREAGIQRRIAAPPVVLLGR, from the coding sequence GTGATCCGGCTCCTCAAGCTCGCGATCGTGGCGGGGCTGGTGGTGGCCGGCTACCTCGTGTTCACGTTCGCCCAGGTCTGGTGGGCGTCGCGCCAGGACCGGGCCCGGCCCGCCCAGGCCATCGTCGTGCTGGGCGCGGCCCAGTTCAACGGGGTGCCCTCGTCCATCCTCCAGGCCCGCCTTGACCACGCCTTCGACCTATACCAGCGCGACCTGGCCCCGGTGATCGTGGTGACCGGGGGAAAGCAGCCGGGGGACGAGTTCACCGAGGCGGCCGCCTCGGCCGACTACCTGATGGGCCGGGGCGTGCCCGACGAGGACATCCTGCGGGAGGTCAGCGGCACCAACTCGTGGGAGTCGCTGGCCGCCGCCTCTGTGTTCCTGCAAGAGCGCGACATCCACTCCGTGCTGCTGGTCTCGGACGGCTTCCACTCCTACCGGGTCACGGCCATCGCCGGCGAGCTGGGACTCGAGGCCCACGCCTCGCCCACCCGCACCAGCCCTATCACCGGGGCCAGCGCCACCCGCCACATGTTCCGCGAGACGGCGGCGGTGGCCGTGGGCCGCATCATCGGCTACCGCCGCGAGGCCGGCATCCAACGCCGCATCGCCGCCCCACCGGTGGTGTTACTGGGGCGCTGA